A genomic window from Thiomonas arsenitoxydans includes:
- the tpiA gene encoding triose-phosphate isomerase, whose product MRQQFVAGNWKMHGSLASNAALLAEVLAGVGTARCEVAICVPYPYLSQVQQLLQTSQVALGAQDCSVHQSGAHTGEVSVSMLQDFGCRYVIVGHSERRADHHESDVLVAAKAERALEAGMTPIVCVGETLAERESGLTRAVVLRQLLAVTHLLREQTSRIVVAYEPVWAIGTGRTATPEQAQEVHAVLREHLRTVSEAAAGVRILYGGSVKPDNAAVLFSQADIDGGLIGGASLKAADFLAIAAATRQD is encoded by the coding sequence ATGCGTCAGCAATTCGTCGCAGGAAACTGGAAAATGCATGGCAGCCTGGCGAGCAATGCCGCGCTGCTGGCCGAGGTTCTTGCCGGCGTAGGAACCGCGCGTTGTGAAGTGGCGATCTGCGTGCCCTATCCCTATCTCTCTCAAGTGCAACAACTGCTGCAGACCAGCCAGGTTGCGCTCGGGGCGCAGGATTGTTCGGTGCATCAAAGTGGCGCACACACGGGCGAAGTGTCCGTGAGCATGCTGCAGGATTTTGGCTGCCGCTATGTCATCGTCGGCCACTCCGAGCGCCGTGCCGATCATCATGAATCCGATGTGCTCGTCGCGGCCAAGGCCGAGCGTGCGCTCGAAGCGGGTATGACGCCTATCGTTTGCGTGGGAGAAACACTGGCTGAGCGGGAGTCGGGGCTGACCCGTGCCGTGGTGCTGCGTCAGTTGCTGGCGGTCACCCATCTTTTGCGAGAGCAGACATCGCGCATCGTCGTGGCTTACGAACCCGTCTGGGCGATCGGCACGGGCCGCACGGCGACCCCGGAGCAGGCGCAAGAAGTGCACGCTGTGCTGCGGGAGCATCTGCGCACGGTGAGCGAAGCCGCTGCGGGTGTGCGGATTCTGTACGGCGGCAGTGTGAAGCCCGACAATGCGGCGGTGTTGTTTTCGCAGGCCGACATCGATGGCGGCCTGATCGGTGGGGCGTCGCTCAAGGCGGCCGATTTTCTGGCGATCGCCGCGGCAACGCGCCAAGACTGA
- a CDS encoding Hsp20/alpha crystallin family protein — protein MAYSITTPSSRSSLYSSGLEPVFGRLFDQAFRDFFAASDSPDQALKKLSMDVTETDKGYTVHADLPGIEKDAVKIQIDGPRVTISAESKKEDEKTEGGKVIYRERSASQFYRSFELPAELDAAAAEAKLENGVLTLTLPRKAQAVIQQIAVK, from the coding sequence ATGGCTTATTCCATTACTACCCCATCCAGCCGTTCTTCTCTCTATAGCAGCGGTTTGGAGCCTGTTTTTGGTCGGCTGTTCGATCAGGCATTCCGCGACTTTTTCGCCGCGAGCGACAGTCCTGATCAGGCCTTGAAAAAGCTCAGCATGGATGTGACCGAGACCGACAAGGGCTATACCGTCCACGCCGATCTTCCGGGTATCGAAAAAGACGCGGTCAAAATCCAGATTGATGGCCCGCGCGTCACCATCTCGGCCGAGTCGAAGAAGGAAGACGAGAAGACTGAGGGCGGCAAGGTGATCTACCGCGAACGCAGCGCAAGCCAGTTTTATCGCTCTTTTGAACTGCCCGCCGAGCTAGACGCCGCCGCTGCAGAAGCGAAGCTGGAAAACGGCGTGCTCACCCTCACCCTGCCGCGCAAAGCACAAGCCGTAATTCAGCAAATTGCGGTGAAGTAA
- the rpsU gene encoding 30S ribosomal protein S21, which translates to MTTIRVKENEPFDVALRRFKRTIEKLGLLTELRAREFYEKPTAERKRKKAAAVKRHYKRIRSQTLPERKY; encoded by the coding sequence ATGACCACCATTCGCGTTAAAGAAAACGAGCCGTTCGACGTCGCACTGCGTCGCTTCAAGCGCACCATCGAAAAACTCGGCCTGCTCACCGAACTGCGCGCTCGCGAGTTTTATGAAAAGCCGACCGCAGAGCGCAAGCGCAAGAAGGCCGCCGCGGTCAAGCGCCACTACAAGCGTATCCGCAGCCAAACGCTGCCCGAGCGCAAATACTGA
- the pnp gene encoding polyribonucleotide nucleotidyltransferase has product MFNKVVKTFQWGRHQVTMETGEIARQASGAVLLNMDDTVVLATVVGARTAKAGQDFFPLTVDYIEKTYAAGRIPGGFFKREGRPSENETLTSRLIDRPIRPLFPEGFFNEVQVVVHVLSINPEVEADIPALLASSAALAVSGLPFNGPVGAARVGYVNGNYVLNPSRAELADSRLELVVAGTESAVLMVESEADQLSEEVMLEAVMFGHAQFQTAINAIHELVRDGGKPAWDWAAPEKDQALIDRIQALAGDDIRAAYKITQKQARTQALREAAAKVHAGLAEAGIAADAAKVDGILFDMEARIVRDQILAGEPRIDGRDTRTVRPLSIRTSVLPRTHGSALFTRGETQALAVATLGTDQDAQIIDALGGEYRDRFLLHYNMPPFATGETGRVGTPKRREIGHGRLAKRALLAVLPKKEDFAYTMRVVSEVTESNGSSSMASVCGGCLALLDAGVPLKAHVAGIAMGLIKEGNRFAVLTDILGDEDHLGDMDFKVAGSASGVTALQMDIKIQGITREIMQVALAQAREARMHILGVMQQAVGGAREEVSQFAPRLYTLKINPERIRDVIGKGGATIRALTEETGTQINIGEDGTITIASTDADKATIAKQRIIDLTAEVEVGQVYDGAVVKILDFGALVNVLPGKDGLLHISQIANERINKVSDFLQEGQKVRVKVIETDDKGRFRLSIKALLGEDSSSAPAQPVVAPAAAEADLEPGV; this is encoded by the coding sequence ATGTTCAACAAAGTCGTCAAAACCTTCCAGTGGGGACGCCATCAAGTCACGATGGAAACGGGCGAGATTGCGCGCCAGGCCAGCGGTGCGGTGCTGCTCAATATGGACGATACCGTGGTGCTCGCCACGGTGGTGGGCGCGCGTACGGCCAAGGCGGGGCAGGATTTTTTCCCCCTGACCGTCGATTACATCGAGAAGACCTATGCGGCGGGCCGCATTCCCGGTGGCTTTTTCAAGCGGGAGGGCCGCCCCAGCGAAAACGAAACGCTGACCTCGCGTTTGATCGATCGCCCGATCCGCCCCTTGTTTCCTGAGGGGTTTTTCAACGAGGTTCAGGTGGTGGTGCATGTGCTGTCCATCAACCCGGAGGTCGAAGCCGATATTCCGGCCCTGCTGGCTTCGAGCGCCGCGCTGGCGGTGTCGGGCTTGCCGTTCAATGGCCCGGTGGGCGCCGCCCGCGTGGGGTATGTCAACGGCAACTATGTGCTCAACCCCAGCCGCGCCGAACTGGCCGACAGTCGCCTCGAACTGGTGGTGGCGGGTACGGAATCGGCCGTGCTGATGGTCGAGAGCGAGGCCGATCAGTTGTCTGAAGAGGTCATGCTCGAAGCCGTGATGTTCGGCCATGCGCAGTTCCAGACGGCGATCAACGCCATCCACGAGTTGGTGCGCGATGGCGGCAAACCCGCCTGGGACTGGGCCGCGCCCGAGAAAGATCAGGCGCTGATCGACCGCATTCAGGCGCTGGCTGGTGACGATATCCGCGCCGCCTACAAAATCACCCAGAAGCAGGCGCGCACGCAGGCCTTGCGCGAAGCGGCGGCCAAGGTGCATGCCGGTTTGGCCGAGGCGGGTATCGCCGCTGATGCGGCCAAGGTCGACGGCATCCTGTTCGACATGGAAGCGCGCATCGTGCGTGACCAGATTCTCGCGGGCGAGCCGCGCATCGATGGTCGCGACACCCGCACCGTGCGTCCTTTGAGCATCCGTACTTCGGTGTTGCCGCGCACGCATGGCAGCGCACTGTTCACCCGCGGTGAAACCCAGGCTTTGGCCGTGGCTACGCTGGGCACCGACCAGGATGCGCAGATCATCGATGCGCTGGGCGGCGAATACCGCGACCGCTTCCTGCTGCACTACAACATGCCGCCGTTCGCCACGGGCGAGACGGGCCGTGTGGGCACGCCCAAGCGCCGCGAAATCGGCCATGGTCGCCTGGCCAAGCGCGCGTTGCTGGCGGTGCTGCCGAAAAAAGAAGACTTCGCCTACACCATGCGCGTGGTGTCGGAAGTAACCGAGTCCAACGGCTCTTCGTCCATGGCCTCGGTGTGCGGCGGCTGCCTAGCACTGCTCGACGCCGGTGTGCCGCTGAAGGCGCATGTGGCCGGCATCGCCATGGGCCTGATCAAGGAAGGCAACCGCTTTGCGGTGTTGACCGACATTCTGGGCGATGAAGATCACCTCGGCGACATGGACTTCAAGGTGGCGGGTTCGGCTTCGGGCGTGACCGCGCTGCAGATGGACATCAAGATTCAGGGCATCACCCGCGAGATCATGCAGGTGGCGCTGGCACAAGCGCGCGAAGCCCGCATGCACATCCTGGGCGTCATGCAGCAGGCAGTCGGCGGTGCGCGTGAAGAGGTTTCGCAGTTCGCGCCGCGTCTCTACACCCTGAAGATCAATCCCGAGCGCATCCGCGATGTCATCGGCAAGGGCGGCGCCACCATTCGTGCGCTCACCGAAGAAACCGGCACGCAGATCAACATCGGCGAGGACGGCACCATCACCATCGCCTCGACCGACGCCGACAAGGCCACTATCGCCAAGCAGCGCATCATCGACCTCACTGCCGAAGTGGAAGTCGGTCAGGTGTATGACGGCGCCGTGGTCAAGATTCTCGATTTCGGCGCCCTGGTGAACGTGCTGCCGGGCAAGGATGGTCTGCTGCACATCTCGCAGATCGCCAACGAGCGCATCAACAAGGTGAGCGACTTCCTGCAAGAGGGCCAGAAGGTTCGCGTCAAGGTCATCGAAACCGATGACAAGGGCCGCTTCCGTCTGTCGATCAAGGCACTGCTGGGTGAGGATTCCTCCTCAGCGCCTGCGCAGCCGGTCGTGGCACCCGCTGCCGCCGAGGCCGACCTTGAGCCGGGCGTCTGA
- the tsaD gene encoding tRNA (adenosine(37)-N6)-threonylcarbamoyltransferase complex transferase subunit TsaD encodes MLVLGIETSCDETAAALYDTDAGLRGHALHSQVDMHQAYGGVVPELASRDHIRRLLPLTDLALKQAGVRLDQVDAIAYTRGPGLAGALLVGAGVASALGMALGKPLIGVHHLEGHLLSPLLSKQPPAFPFLALLVSGGHTMLLDVQAFGQYALLGETVDDAAGEAFDKSAKLLGLGYPGGPELARLAAFGNPAAFDLPRPKMHSPDLDFSFAGLKTAVLTRVRGLGSNLCEQARADLAAAAQEAITDVLVHKTARAQQATKRRSVVVAGGVGANRQLREKLAATLSARGVALFFPELEWCTDNGAMIALAGALRLQAHPEAARAAGPFDVLPRWDLTQIGAA; translated from the coding sequence ATGCTGGTTCTTGGAATTGAAACGTCGTGCGATGAAACCGCCGCCGCACTGTACGACACCGATGCGGGTCTGCGCGGTCACGCGCTGCATTCGCAGGTCGATATGCATCAGGCCTATGGAGGGGTGGTGCCTGAGCTGGCCTCGCGCGACCATATCCGCCGCCTACTGCCTTTGACCGACCTGGCTCTCAAGCAGGCCGGGGTGCGGCTGGATCAGGTGGACGCCATCGCCTACACCCGCGGGCCGGGGCTGGCAGGGGCGCTGCTGGTCGGGGCGGGCGTGGCCTCGGCTTTGGGCATGGCGCTGGGCAAGCCGCTGATCGGGGTTCATCACCTCGAAGGGCATCTGTTGTCTCCCCTGCTTTCGAAGCAGCCGCCTGCCTTCCCCTTCCTCGCGCTGCTGGTGTCTGGCGGGCACACCATGCTGCTCGATGTGCAGGCCTTCGGTCAGTACGCCCTGCTGGGCGAGACGGTCGATGATGCGGCCGGCGAGGCTTTCGACAAATCGGCGAAATTGCTCGGGCTGGGTTATCCCGGCGGGCCGGAACTGGCCCGGCTCGCAGCCTTCGGCAATCCGGCCGCGTTCGATCTTCCGAGACCGAAAATGCACAGCCCGGATCTCGACTTTTCGTTTGCTGGTTTGAAAACCGCCGTGCTTACGCGGGTGCGCGGCCTGGGCTCGAATCTGTGCGAACAGGCTCGGGCCGATCTGGCCGCAGCCGCGCAAGAAGCGATCACCGATGTGCTGGTGCACAAAACCGCGCGCGCGCAGCAAGCGACAAAAAGAAGGTCGGTGGTCGTCGCGGGCGGCGTGGGCGCGAACCGGCAATTGCGGGAGAAACTGGCTGCGACGCTGTCGGCGCGCGGTGTGGCCTTGTTTTTTCCCGAATTGGAATGGTGCACCGACAACGGCGCGATGATTGCCCTGGCCGGCGCCCTGCGCTTGCAGGCGCACCCGGAAGCGGCCCGTGCGGCCGGGCCGTTCGATGTGCTGCCGCGCTGGGATTTGACGCAGATCGGGGCGGCCTAA
- a CDS encoding BaiN/RdsA family NAD(P)/FAD-dependent oxidoreductase, with protein sequence MPGSLAFPTTFRSSASHQPRFDAVIIGAGAAGLLCAALAGHRGRRVLLLDHWPKVAEKIRISGGGRCNFTNLHTRPENFLSGNPHFCKSALSRYGPQDIIALLRKHRIGFHEKHKGQLFCDDSAEQLITALLEECAAGQVTHWQPCAVEAVEAAAPGFRVRTAKGWVSTDALVVATGGLSIPQIGASPFGYQLAEQFGLPIVPPRPALVPLAFDPALWAPFADLSGVSLEVDIQTDYEHRTVNFREDLLFTHRGLSGPAILQSSSYWQAGKPLRINLMGEVSEAAWIQSKQGNRRTLAGELSQHLPQRLAHALCAQTGDADRRMADFSDKALRTLWQHWHAWPVLPSGTLGWRKAEVTAGGIDTRALSSSTLMAMDVPGLHFIGEVVDVTGWLGGYNFQWAWSSAAACAQAL encoded by the coding sequence ATGCCCGGCAGTCTAGCCTTCCCAACCACCTTCCGCTCCTCCGCATCTCATCAGCCCCGCTTCGACGCCGTCATCATCGGTGCGGGCGCAGCCGGGCTGCTCTGCGCCGCACTGGCCGGACACCGTGGGCGGCGCGTGCTGTTGCTCGACCATTGGCCCAAGGTCGCCGAGAAAATCCGCATCTCCGGCGGCGGGCGTTGCAACTTCACCAATCTGCACACGCGCCCTGAAAACTTCCTTTCAGGCAACCCGCATTTCTGCAAATCGGCGCTCTCCCGATACGGGCCGCAAGACATCATCGCGCTGCTGCGCAAGCACCGCATCGGCTTTCACGAAAAGCACAAGGGACAGCTGTTTTGCGATGACTCGGCGGAGCAACTCATCACCGCACTGCTTGAAGAATGCGCAGCAGGCCAGGTGACACACTGGCAACCGTGCGCGGTGGAAGCGGTCGAAGCCGCCGCCCCCGGCTTTCGCGTGCGCACCGCAAAAGGCTGGGTGAGCACTGACGCCCTGGTTGTCGCCACCGGAGGGTTGTCGATTCCGCAGATTGGCGCCAGTCCGTTCGGCTATCAACTCGCCGAGCAATTCGGCCTGCCGATCGTCCCGCCCCGCCCTGCCCTGGTGCCGCTGGCATTCGATCCGGCATTGTGGGCCCCGTTTGCCGACCTCAGCGGCGTCTCGCTCGAGGTGGACATTCAGACGGACTACGAGCATCGCACCGTCAATTTCCGCGAAGACTTGTTGTTTACCCACCGCGGACTCAGCGGCCCGGCGATCCTGCAGTCTTCGAGTTACTGGCAAGCGGGCAAACCGCTGCGGATCAACCTGATGGGCGAAGTCTCCGAAGCGGCGTGGATTCAATCCAAGCAGGGCAATCGGCGCACCCTCGCAGGCGAACTCAGCCAACACCTGCCGCAACGCCTGGCCCACGCCCTGTGCGCACAGACCGGCGACGCTGACCGTCGCATGGCTGATTTCAGCGACAAAGCGCTGCGAACCCTCTGGCAACACTGGCACGCCTGGCCCGTGCTGCCCAGCGGCACGCTGGGCTGGCGCAAAGCCGAGGTCACCGCCGGAGGCATCGATACCCGCGCACTCTCGTCATCGACTCTCATGGCGATGGATGTCCCGGGGCTGCATTTCATCGGCGAAGTCGTCGACGTCACCGGGTGGCTTGGCGGCTACAACTTCCAGTGGGCCTGGAGTTCCGCCGCCGCCTGCGCGCAGGCGCTCTGA
- a CDS encoding alpha/beta fold hydrolase, with amino-acid sequence MKPSSDASSRPLLVFSHANGFPAPVYRKLFQALEPAFRVRAVPIYGHDARYPVRDGWKPLAQQLIDYLQRDCHGEPAVLVGHSLGGYLSLMAAHARPELAQQVILLDSPVVSGWRARLLWLSKRTGLGERFSPAAAAKRRRTRWPDVDAVRTHFSSKTAFAQWDPEMLGDYCAFGTRADPQGRALAFERDIEYRIYKTLPHQLGALAREPFPVPVSFIGGRSSREIRMAGMQTTMRLAQDRLQWIDGSHLFPFEAPQQTARLIERAFDLASNACHPGLKTCSL; translated from the coding sequence GTGAAGCCAAGCTCCGACGCCAGTTCGCGCCCTTTGTTGGTGTTCTCCCACGCCAACGGCTTTCCCGCTCCGGTGTATCGCAAGCTGTTTCAGGCGCTCGAACCGGCATTTCGGGTGCGCGCCGTGCCCATTTACGGTCACGACGCCCGGTATCCCGTGCGCGATGGCTGGAAGCCGCTGGCGCAGCAACTGATCGATTACCTGCAGCGCGATTGCCACGGCGAGCCTGCCGTACTGGTCGGGCACTCGCTGGGGGGCTATTTGAGTCTGATGGCCGCACATGCCCGCCCCGAACTGGCGCAGCAGGTCATTCTGCTCGACTCGCCCGTGGTGTCTGGCTGGCGCGCGCGGCTGCTCTGGCTGTCCAAACGCACCGGGCTGGGCGAGCGATTCTCGCCCGCTGCGGCGGCCAAACGACGGCGCACGCGCTGGCCCGACGTTGACGCCGTGCGCACCCATTTCTCCTCGAAAACCGCCTTTGCACAATGGGACCCGGAAATGCTGGGCGACTACTGCGCGTTCGGCACCCGGGCCGATCCGCAGGGCCGGGCGTTGGCCTTCGAGCGCGACATCGAATACCGTATCTACAAAACCCTGCCGCACCAGCTCGGCGCCCTGGCGCGCGAGCCCTTTCCCGTGCCGGTGAGTTTCATCGGTGGACGATCATCGCGCGAAATCCGCATGGCCGGAATGCAGACCACGATGCGCTTGGCGCAAGACCGGCTGCAGTGGATCGATGGCTCGCACCTGTTCCCGTTCGAGGCGCCGCAGCAGACCGCACGCCTGATCGAGCGGGCTTTCGACCTTGCCAGCAACGCCTGTCATCCAGGTCTCAAAACCTGCTCCCTATAA
- a CDS encoding NAD(P)H-quinone oxidoreductase has translation MRAIEISQPGGPEVLRFCERPMPQAGAGEVLLRVRAFGVNRPDALQRRGLYPPPAGAPDLPGLEVCGEIVSGDLAGTDLHQGDLVCALVAGGGYAEYCVAPTGQCLPLPDGLSAEEGAALPETAFTVWHNVFERGRLQAGEMLLVQGGSSGIGTMAIQLAVASGARVVATAGSDEKCAACLQLGAELAINYRTQDFVEAVQAHTAERGADVILDMVAGSYLAREQRCLAEEGRLVVIAVQGGVKAEIDAGLLMRRRQTLTGSTLRARSVAFKSAVAQALQKTVWPWIEQGRVRPVIDAVFPAEDIVQAHQRMEQGQHIGKLVLRWS, from the coding sequence ATGCGCGCCATCGAAATCTCCCAGCCCGGCGGACCTGAAGTCCTGCGTTTTTGCGAGCGGCCCATGCCGCAAGCCGGCGCGGGCGAGGTGTTGCTGCGCGTGCGAGCGTTCGGCGTCAACCGACCCGATGCCTTGCAGCGGCGCGGTCTGTACCCGCCGCCTGCGGGTGCGCCCGACCTTCCGGGGCTGGAAGTCTGCGGTGAAATCGTCTCGGGCGATCTGGCGGGAACCGATTTGCACCAGGGCGATCTCGTCTGCGCGCTCGTCGCCGGGGGAGGCTACGCCGAATATTGCGTGGCGCCCACTGGCCAGTGCCTGCCCTTGCCGGACGGGCTGAGTGCGGAGGAGGGCGCTGCCCTGCCGGAAACTGCATTCACCGTCTGGCACAACGTGTTCGAGCGTGGGCGCTTGCAAGCCGGTGAGATGCTGCTGGTGCAGGGGGGTAGCAGCGGGATTGGCACGATGGCCATTCAATTGGCTGTGGCTAGCGGCGCTCGCGTCGTCGCCACGGCTGGCTCTGACGAAAAATGTGCCGCCTGCCTCCAACTCGGCGCTGAACTGGCCATCAACTATCGCACGCAGGATTTTGTCGAGGCCGTACAGGCGCACACAGCAGAGCGTGGCGCCGACGTCATTCTGGACATGGTGGCGGGCAGCTATCTCGCCCGTGAGCAGCGTTGCCTTGCAGAAGAGGGGCGGCTCGTGGTCATCGCCGTGCAGGGGGGCGTGAAGGCCGAAATCGATGCCGGTCTGCTGATGCGCAGGCGTCAGACCCTTACCGGCTCGACTTTGCGCGCGCGCAGCGTGGCCTTCAAGAGCGCCGTTGCGCAGGCCTTGCAAAAAACAGTTTGGCCCTGGATCGAGCAAGGTCGTGTGCGACCTGTGATCGACGCGGTATTCCCCGCCGAGGACATCGTGCAGGCGCACCAGCGCATGGAGCAAGGGCAACACATTGGCAAACTCGTGCTGCGCTGGTCTTGA
- a CDS encoding GatB/YqeY domain-containing protein, with protein MTIKDRIQDDMKAAMRAKDAPLLGAIRLLMAAMKQKEVDERIELDDAAIVAIIDKMIKQRRDAIAQFTPAGRQDLVDKEAAEIVVLERYLPARLDAAAIDAEIRALMAQTGASGPQDLGKLMGPLKTQLAGRADMALAAARAKALLSGA; from the coding sequence ATGACAATCAAAGACCGTATTCAGGATGACATGAAGGCCGCCATGCGCGCCAAAGATGCGCCGCTGCTTGGCGCCATTCGCCTGCTGATGGCCGCGATGAAACAGAAAGAAGTCGACGAACGCATCGAGTTGGACGACGCGGCCATCGTGGCGATCATCGACAAAATGATCAAGCAACGCCGCGACGCGATTGCGCAATTCACCCCGGCCGGGCGCCAGGATCTGGTGGACAAAGAGGCCGCCGAAATCGTCGTTCTCGAACGCTACCTGCCCGCACGCCTGGACGCCGCCGCCATTGACGCCGAGATCCGCGCGCTGATGGCGCAAACCGGCGCCAGCGGCCCGCAAGATTTGGGCAAGCTCATGGGCCCGCTCAAGACGCAGCTTGCCGGTCGGGCCGACATGGCTTTGGCTGCAGCCCGCGCCAAAGCCCTGCTCAGCGGCGCCTGA
- a CDS encoding metallophosphoesterase, producing the protein MRLQLLSDLHLETETFAPQPAPDADLLVLAGDIDAHHTQIDLFRDWPVPVIYVPGNHEHDHKDFDQALDALRERCDRLGFTMLHREQTRIEHQGRTIRVLGTTLWNDFELFGAEGIERCMRAARYFAEQVQCATRHGKPMGVAELREEGLVCRDWLRDQLTNPAHLSDADDATLVITHFAPSLRSNDARYPVNASTASFCNAYDDLIPHSTLWLHGHLHCRHDYRVGASRVVCNARGLASKGEDSDFQPQGVWEI; encoded by the coding sequence ATGCGCCTTCAACTTCTGTCCGATCTGCATCTGGAAACCGAGACCTTCGCGCCGCAACCCGCGCCCGATGCCGATCTGTTGGTTCTTGCGGGCGATATCGATGCCCATCACACCCAGATCGACCTGTTCCGCGACTGGCCGGTACCGGTCATTTACGTGCCTGGCAACCACGAGCATGACCACAAGGATTTTGATCAAGCCCTGGACGCGTTGCGCGAGCGCTGCGACCGTCTGGGCTTCACCATGCTGCACCGCGAGCAGACTCGAATCGAACACCAGGGACGCACCATCCGGGTGCTGGGTACCACGCTGTGGAATGATTTCGAGCTGTTCGGCGCCGAGGGCATCGAGCGCTGCATGCGCGCAGCTCGCTACTTTGCCGAACAGGTGCAATGCGCCACACGCCACGGCAAACCCATGGGCGTGGCCGAGCTACGCGAAGAAGGGCTGGTTTGCCGTGACTGGTTGCGCGATCAACTGACCAATCCCGCCCATCTCTCGGATGCAGACGACGCCACTCTGGTCATCACCCATTTCGCGCCCAGCCTGCGCAGCAACGACGCGCGCTATCCCGTCAACGCCTCGACGGCGAGTTTCTGCAACGCCTATGACGATCTGATTCCACACAGCACACTGTGGCTGCACGGCCATCTGCACTGTCGGCACGACTACCGGGTGGGCGCTTCGCGAGTGGTGTGCAACGCCCGCGGTCTGGCGAGCAAGGGCGAGGACAGCGACTTTCAGCCGCAAGGCGTGTGGGAAATCTAG
- the rpsO gene encoding 30S ribosomal protein S15, which yields MSVAEINKAQIVADNARGTGDTGSPEVQVALLTARINHLTDHFKTHAKDHHGRRGLLKMVSRRRKLLDYLKDKDADRYRALIAKLSLRK from the coding sequence ATGTCTGTTGCAGAAATCAACAAGGCGCAAATCGTCGCCGACAATGCCCGTGGTACGGGTGATACCGGATCTCCGGAAGTGCAGGTCGCTTTACTGACCGCGCGCATCAATCATCTGACCGATCACTTCAAAACGCACGCCAAAGATCATCATGGTCGTCGTGGCCTGCTCAAGATGGTGAGCCGCCGTCGCAAGTTACTCGACTACCTGAAAGACAAGGACGCTGATCGTTATCGCGCCCTGATCGCCAAGCTCAGTCTGCGTAAGTAA